TTAAATGACTTAGCCTGAGCTCTCTAATACTTCCTCTCACCTAATGCCAACAGTGCTCCGTGGACTCCCAGCAGACACAACAAACATTACATAACCGTGGACTACAGCTGCCTTGTTGTAGCAGCCAGTTAGCAGATATGTTATTGGGCGTGTATGAAGTTATAGGGCGGGATATGACTGACTGAATGCGCTTTGACTGGAGGATCAGCGTGTGCAGGCCGCAAAGTGCGCAGCGAACGAGGGGGCGGCTCGGGACGTGGATCgggtaaacacaaacatttctgccTCTGCAACTGTGCTCATTTAGTCTATAGCTTAACATACGAAGCGAAACTGAGCGATAGACGTGTGTATTTTGCTCACAGGTAGGTCACTTGTTTCGCTGTAGACTtacttttgattttacttttgttcatcgatttaataaaaaaacaacaaccttaaATCCTGTCTGCCAGCTTATTTGAAGGTGACTTTTGCAATAATATGTAGTGTTGTAGCCCCGCTTTGTCggaaatgcaaataaaatggtTTGGTAATAAACAGTTAGTGTTTTAGGTCGTTTTCTTACAGGACTCCAGCGTAGTAAACAACTTTTCTAGAAGGCTTGAGCAAAGGTCAGAGTGGCACCATCTACTGTTGACAAAGGGGATCtactgcatgtttttctttagcatCCCTCAGCAGCCTGCGGCTAATGATTAAACAATAGGACGAAATCACTTAAGCTCACTGACCTACTGATACTGTAGTGAGCTATATCTAAATTagacattttgtcattgttttccaTATGTAATTCACCAATTAAAGACAtccagatgagaaaaaaaattgttttagcaAATACTTTATACATGTCATAAAAGTGAGAGTTAATTACTTAAGTTACTTCTGTACCTTTATATTCTGTGCACTTTTCTAGCTTGTTCGGGATCCCAATGGTTTCATTGTTAGTTATTTAGGTTGGTTAGGTTATTAGCTGGACCACCTAAGAGTGGTGATAATAAAACTGTGTCCATTTGTTGGAAGGGAGTATTTTATTATGTAGTAGCTGAGCAAGAGAATATTGTTGCCTTAGTTACATTTGTTACAGTAATATGTCCCCTCACATTCTTTCATTTAAGACTACTTGTAGTAGTTTGCGATGGAGGACTCCATTGAGATGATTCTGCAAGACTACAGCAGGGTCCTTCCTACTAGTACCCCCCATCCTGTGCTGTCAGCCTGCACAGGTGCTCTGGTCACAAGCCTGTATGGTGTATGGAGTCTCTTTGCCATACCTGGCTTTCGTAAAATCCCATGGAACCTCAAGGtacttgttgtttttaaattgttttttgtattttctcattctttgaAATCTTatcaaatgtgtttctttggagtctaaaataataatataggACAGTACTTAACTTGTACGTTACAatagtttacatttttggatGTACAGTACCtttccgggggggggggggcggtgCCATCTTCTACATTACATTAATCTGAAGTGCATTTTGTGCAAAGATCCATTGGATCATGCTTTATATATTTCCTCAGTTTCAGTtgaacaagaaaacaacatGATCCAAAGAATATGACGCAAAGACAATTTTAAAgccatttctttaaaaacatactttatgtaattgttttttgttttttaatttataatatgATGCTTTGTTTATCCTTTCAGCTATTTCTCACATAACACATGCTATGTTAGGTGGGAACATGGTCGTGTTTTACACTATAACTGAAACCCAGTTTACCTCAGCTAGAAGCAAGACATCCCCTGTTGAATTTCTCGGACAGTTACTGTGGAGCTGTTCATCTCACATTGAGTAGGAGGTCAGAATGAAGGTTGTAGTCAATAAACACAAGAGACTTGAGTGTTGTgagcagaaataaatatttagatATTTCATATAAAAGAGAAATTTCAGATTCTCATGTTCAAGCTCTAATTTACCAACTCAGTAATAAGCCTTGTCATAATAATGACTGTATTGTCCTGTATCGCATGtacttatttactgtatgtttgtactGTGCTTCAGGTTCCTTATTTACCCTCCAGTAAAGCTCAGACACTAAACACTATGAAGCTGCTTGAGGGACGAGCAGGTCGATTAGCAGATCTGGGATCAGGAGATGGAAGGCTGGTTAGTGAATCTGTGTcagacaaaaaattatttatacacGACTAGAGTGATTTGATTCTTATTCTCTGAGGTATCAAAATCAGCCAGTTTGTGCCTCGTGGTGTTGCTGTGGTAGGGTATTGAAGGATTTTACATCTTAAGCTTTGCTTCTTCAAGGTGTTTGCAGCCTCTTCAGCTGGTTTCCAGTGCACTGGGTTTGAGATTAACTCCATTTTACTGACATACAGCAAGAGCAAGGCCAGCTGGAAAGGAGTGCCCCCAAGCCAGGCAACCTTTGTTAACAAAGATTTCTGGAAGGTAAGaatgtaacaaaacattttaaaatagtccTGTTTAAAGTTATgtgactgtatttttttcttttttcctccataGACGGATTTATCCGCATACAACAATGTGACAGCTTTCCTTGCTCCAGGAGTGGTGAGTTTATCTCATATAAAGAATTATTGCAGCATTTGATTGGTCAGACTGATTCAGCCTATTATGATTATTTACAGATGGAGGTGCTGGCTGAGAAGCTGCTGAAAGAGCTTCCCGATGACGCGCGTGTCATTGCTTGTCGTTTTCCTTTCCCCTGGCCGCATCAATCGTCTGCTGGCTCTGGTCTTGACCAGACTTTCGCTTATGACATCAGCACTGTCAGAAGGCACCTGAGAAATTCACTGAACAcagcagtataaaaaaaaaagcacattctgtgtttgattttgttcCCCGCATCGGTCAACTTtcacaacagcagcaaacatgcttgttgtAGAGCAGAAATGAACGAATCAAAATTTGACACATGAAAGAATCCAAAAGAAAAACTAGTCATAAAAGCACTGAAGTAAACACTGATCAGGGGGTGATGTTTTTGAAGCTTGTGAGGATCACTCTGACTCTGACTAAGCACGATGCAGAGAGGATTTCAACCTCTTGCAGCACTTGTACAATCTTTGCACTGCCAGAATGGACTCAGTCTTTTCCATGTTGCTCACAAGCTTCCTGTAAATACCATCTCGCTCCGCTAACCCGGATATGGCAGCAGCTTTGTTAGAGCTTATACAACCACTTTTTTTCCCACTTGGCTTTTGTGGGACTGTGGTTAGTTGGGCtatgttatttactgtacattattgtTCAAAAACCAAATGCCTGCTGCATGTATCCAGCTCAAGGCCACTCTCAGATCATTCTGTGGCACTGAGCTAACCTCTGACCATTAAGCACACAGATGCTTTTATACTGTGCACAGCTACCTCACAGCTCCTCTAAAAAACTAACTATCTGTGTCACCTAAAATCAAATTGAATATGTAACTGGCTAAAGACATTAGAACTATGTGTAGCCCTCTGCGagtttcttgtttgttttgaccATTTGCCAGTTAACACACGTTTAGTTTTTTAGATTCTTTTCAGGCTTTCAGATACAGATGAAAACTGTCTGAACATTTAcgttaaaaaaatatcaatgcAATTGTCTTACTGTAGCACCTTCAGAGTAGTTGCCTCTGCAAACTGGAGCATGTTTTCCACTCAAGCCACTGCTCAAACGTCCCTAAACAGCCTTACAGTACATGGCAGTTTTAAAACAGTACTCAAACAACTATAACAGTACTAGACATTACAGGTTAGTTGCTCTTTAGTTTAAAGGGTATCCACAGTCTCCAGATGAGGGTGCTATTGCTTCAAACTGAGAGCGCTGCAAAACCACGGGATGAGATGAACCTGAGCAGAATACAGATATCGAGTGTACACTGCATAGAGGAGATTGTATCATCTAAATGCACCAGACGCCAGAcacctattttatttttatatttttgcaacCAAAATGAACAATTCACTTACTTGTGTTCTctgaacaaaacagacaaataacaaaacctgtgttttattattttaaaagatggtGTCTGCTAGTGTTAGTAATAATGAATCATTTTGAATTACAGTAGACACAAATCCACATGTTCCTTTGGATTTCGCGTCTGTGTCATCATCAGCACCAATGTAAACGCGAGGTAATCGATATCAGGCGGACCTCATGCTACTGTTTCACTGACGTCAGAGAGAGGGCGTCAGACAgcggggtggggtggggtgggtgcCAGAGTATAAAGGCCTACAGACTGACTCCTCGGGCTGCATTCCTGAGTACGGAACGCAACCGCGTCACTAATGGAAGTACAGAGAAATATCGGACCGCAACagtccaacagcagcagcatgtgtgAATCGACGCAGAGGTCTTGTGAACCTCGCCGAAAGAGAATGGATGAGCGCAGTGCGCCTTCAGAGATGGCCAGGATAATTACCGACCCTGCCACCGGGAAGTGCTACTGCCGTGGAAAAGTTTTGGGCAAGGTACCGCGAGCGCAGCATCTGCAGTCAACACGGTGGATTTACTCCGTCACCTGAAGGCAGACCGTGCTaacagtgtttttcctttttccaggGAGGGTTCGCCAAGTGCTACGAGATGACCGACCTGTCCACAAGCAAAGTTTACGCAGCCAAAATTATCCCACACGCGCGCGTCTCCAAACCTCACCAGCGGGAGAAGGTAAGCGCGCAGCGCCGGCAGCCGGGCGCACTGGTTTAACTTGacaacaaatgtcacaaattgTCTTCAGTTACATTCGTGACCATTTTATCTCTCCCCCCACTAGATTGACAGAGAAATCGAACTGCACAGAGCATTGCACCATAAACACATAGTGCACTTTTATCATCATTTTGAGGACAAGGAGAACATCTACATTCTGCTGGAATACTGTAGTAGAAAAGTAAGTGTCACGTACTCACTTGGTCACTGTACGTTATTCGTGCCACTGCTGTTTCAAATTGGGATGCCTGCATTGCACCCAAAGTCAGTGAGGCAGCACTTCAACAGTGATAAGAGTCTGATCCTGCTACAAAATGACTAATGTGCTAATTAATTGTATAAACAGCACACAAAGGAgaatatgtgtttatgtgttaacACTTTATGAAGTAGCTACATATAAAtctcttctttgtgtttttgcagtctCTAGCTCATATCCTGAAGGCTCGCAAAGTACTCACTGAGCCGGAGGTGCGTTATTATCTAAGACAGATTGTCTCTGGACTGAAGTACCTGCATGAACAAGAAATACTTCATAGAGACCTGAAACTTGGTAAGGAATCAGTTATGCAGCAGTGACCCATTCCATTTTGTGCACATTATTATACGTGCATTCTGTGCAGAGAGGATATTCTTTTTTTGATTCCTTAATCAGTTCATCAGAGggtgtgtactgtatttgttcTTGGGTTGAATATCATTCCCTATTTCTTTTCTACAGGTAATTTCTTTGTGAGTGACACGATGGAGCTGAAGGTCGGGGACTTTGGTCTTGCTGCCAAGTTGGAGCCAGCAGGAAACAGGAGGAAGACTATCTGTGGGACTCCCAACTATCTGTCCCCTGAGGTGCTCAACAAGCAGGGCCATGGTTGTGAATCCGACATCTGGGCACTTGGCTGTGTAATGTACGTATTATAAAGATAATCATTAGGGAATTAGTAATATTAGTAGTTATCAATCTATACCAAGAAATAGTATTATGAtacaatttgttaaaaaatattggTGTATTCCTGTTCCGCCTCAAATAGCTTAACAATTTTTGTCATAAAGTATGTTAATTTATGTCGTTTTAAAAAATCACTTTGACCTCTTTGCTGCTGCAGGTACACAATGCTGTTGGGCAGACCACCATTTGAAACCACCAACCTCAAGGAGACATACAGGTGTATTAGAGAGGCCCGTTACTCCATGCCCTCCTCCCTGTCGCCACAGGCTAAGCAGTTAATTGCCAATCTGCTTGCCAAGATTCCTGGGGACAGACCCAACCTGGACCACATTCTGAGGCACGATTTCTTCACACAGGTCAGACACCACTCTCATCTCTGTCTATACCACTGCAGTCTGCCTCTCTGTAAATGTCACAGTGTAGGCGTATAGCAGTCACCTCCTTCCCACCAGCCACACACTGACCCATTTTTTTGTTCACCGCAGGGCTTTAGTCCAGAGCGTCTGCCGGCTAGCTGTTGCCATTCAGCACCAGATTTCCATGTCTCCAGTCCCGCCAAGAGCTTCTTCAAGAAGGCTGCCGCTGCCCTCTTCGGTGGGAAGAGAGACAAGGTCAAATATTACGAGACTCTGAGTGAGTATTTCATTAACCACCAAATGCCAATTAAATGCCACTTCTCACACCAGCCAGTTACCTTTCACCTACATATTACAAGATGCATCATTAAAAGTAGATTTTAAGATCATTGCATTCACGTGTAACATTTTGTCACTGATGCCAATTTGTGTAGCTGCTGGAGAAAAAGgtctgatgtttgtgtgttgtcacCGTCATCAACAGATAAATTAaccaaagaggaagaagagatcTACAAATTGCAGCACGACCTGGAGAGGACTATGATTAGCCAGCAACAAAGCAAACAGATTTCTGAGGTAAGAGCAAAACAGGATATTTACATGGATTTCTTGTATGTGATGACGATGTAGGTGCATGATTCAAACAGCCATTAAATAAATGGGTAGCTTTTAGATATCATGGTGAGGAGAATCCAGTGAGTCATTGTTATGCTGTGCTAAAGTTTATACTAAGCACAGTTTCAGAACTTACTAAAAGCACTTATTTTCAACCTTTAAGCCAACCACTTTAAATCTGTGGGTGACCGCTGAGTCATAGTAGGAAAAGATGATCTAAACTCACACATTCTAAGCCCTGTCGTCACTGGTTCCCACCTCAGAATGGAAGTCTACTTCCGCCATTTGCCGAGAGCCCCGTTGCCCCGGCAACAGAGAGCGAGTCCCCGACGATGCGAGACACCATTCGCCTGATAGTCAGGGGGAGTCTGgggagctgcagcagcagcagtgaatgtAAGTTTACCAGccttatttcacacacacacatagacatgaATTGATTTGGCATAAAATACTCTGCTACTCATATCGTGTAACTGTGAATGGTGCTGAGTTAAATGGAATAAGTGCATGGATGAGAGAGTGCTCAGTAATTTCTTGTACTGTACCGATGTGACGTAAACCTAAATGACCCTCTGTTGTTGTTCCTGCAGGTCTGGAGGACAACACAACAGGGAGTGTGGCTGAGACTGTTGCAAGTGTATTGAGGGGATGCTTGGAGAATATGCCTAAAGGTGGGTCAAGTtgttgagaggatttgcaaaatCATGACCTGCACGTGTAGTTATTGATTAGATAATTGCATAATGACAGGGAGAAAGCTCATTGTTTGTATATGACCTTGAGACTCAGTACATTACAGGGATACTGTATGTTCAATAACGTTTCATTGAAAAGTTGAGTCTATAAGATAAATCAAAAGGAATTTCTGGACTGTAATAGGGCTCTTTGTAACAGCCTGGAACTGTATTTCATAGCACATTCAAGGTTGCCATGTCATAAGACCTTTCTTGCAGTTGTATTCTAATCCTCCTTTGGTGTTCTCACCCTGCAGCAAATGACAGTCCTCAGTGCTCAAACAGCTGCAGTCTTCAATGGGTGACTAAATGGGTGGACTACTCTAACAAGTACGGCTTTGGCTACCAGTTGTCTGATCACACCGTGGGAGTTCTCTTCAATAACGGCACTCACATGAGCCTCCTGCCTGACAGAAAGTATGCACCCTTCAACACTCCACCTTCATTTGAACAGTTATTAGTCACAACAAAATAATGCAGATTGCTTGTTTAAGCTTGCTGTGCTTTAGTAGAAAGATATAACCAGGAGAACCTGTTAGTggtttgaattaaaataataaccTGAGTGTCTTTTTAAACTTGAGTAAATTAGCTTGTGTTTGCCATAAAGCGTCTGTTTTCTGGCCACTCTAATGCCCTTGAAGTGTCAAGAAGtatatttgtgatttgttttgttgttgttgagtaCTTCTGCAGTTAGTTGCATAAATCTGTTTGCTCTTTATCTTGTCAGGACCATCCATTACTATGCAGAGTTGGGCCAGTGCTCGGTCTTCCCCACCTGTGAGGTTCCTGAACACTTTGTGGGCCAAGTGACTGTGCTCAAGTACTTCTCCCACTACATGGAGGAGAATCTCATGGACGTAAGTAAATATTTCCATTCTCCCACTCCTGTTCTTGCTGCAATCTATCTCTCTTCTGCTGTtatgtttcttttgtctttccAACCCCCTGGAGCATTAGAAATGGTATCCACCAGGTTGTAGCATGTCTAATCCtgatgtgtttctcttttgtttgtttttttttagggtgGGGACTTGGGTAGCATGACGGATGCACACATGCCCAGACTCTACTTGCTGCAGTGGCTCAAGTCGGACCGCGCCCTCATGATGCTCTTTAATGACGGCACATTCCAGGTAAAGGCCCTCACTATCACAGGAAACACAGTTGTTTCAGGGCATGCTCAGAGGAGCGTTGTTTGCGTGCAATGTATACCACCGCATTCAGATCAAAAAAGTTTCACaagtaaattaaataagaaaaatgtgcaCTTGGCGTATGCCAATAATGTGTTGAGAATATGCTAATAAATaacctgcttcttttttttaactccaaaGGTCAACTTTTACCACGACCACACCAAGATCATTCTATGTTGCCAGAAAGATGAGTACATGCTGACATACATCAACGAGGACCGTGTCTCAAAAACCTTCAAACTCAGCTCTCTGCTTACATCTGGCTGCCCCACTGACTTGCGTGAACGTATGGTGTACTCCCTCAACATGCTTCTTCAGAGATGCAGTTAAACCCGAAACAATATGCTTTTTGGACAATGCTGAACATACAAACCAATGCACTGTACTTCTGCAGTGGAATGAGGATTCAGAGAGGAGCAGCATAAGGCGGGTAGAGCAAGGACGAATgtgtacaaaataaattaacattccTACACCTTCCTGCACCTTCATGACTCAGCAGAGGTGTGAATTATATATACAGACTGAAACAGactgagaaaatgaaatgtagCACAATGACTGTGGATGGAAAAGGGCTGATTTGTATTTGAATTAATGTAGACAAGGAAGGACCGAGTACGTTGGTACGAATGAGTTCCCCAGCTGTTTGGGGGAAAAGAGAGATGTTTGGGAAGTAAAGATGAATGCTGGGCTGGCACCAGCTTAATTGTGTATAGTAAAGTTGAAGCTGTTTGTAGAAGCAATCCATAAACTGGTGCTCTGAATATAACGAGCTAACCTGTGGAATGTTGTAAATGATGTACAGTGTATGTCACAGTCGACTGAGCAATGATTTGCCAATGTGTGGATGCTACACAGTGAggctgtgtaagtgtgtgtgtgtgtgtgtgggaggggtgTAATATCACACTAACTTTTAAAACTGTGATTTGTTCTCCTTAATGACAGATGGACTCAGCACATCAAGgggagggggagaaagaggagagaatgacatttaaaaaaaaaaaaaaaaaagcattaccAGAGATCCTCTAAGGATCCTTCAAGAGCCATTATCACATTGGTGGAAAATGTCCTAAATAACTTATTGTTTAAAAGAagtgcagtatttatttatttaaaaataaagaacattttgtaaaaaaaaaaatactaagtAGTTTTCCTTGTCTATTTGTGCTCATTTATATCTTCAATAACAGCAGTGTTGTCTCCGGCTCCCCAGAGATATCATTAGATTTTTACTACTATTTCATGTTCTGTGCCCTGAAAATAGATGCCTGTTATTACggtttttaatgtaattaaatgaACCTTTAAATGAACACTGTCCTCATAACTTAAAAGCAGTTTGTGAATTAATGAACTGTACAGTGTGATGAGAATTTAAATGCAATTACAGTCACATCTGTGCAAGATCAGTCCAAGTTAAAGCAaaaattttatctttaaatttgTGCCCCCAACAGGAAATGGGTATTTGCAGTGCGATGGCTACATGAGAGAAGTTATTGTTTAGAGTAAAGCTGTTTATAATCTGGGACCATTTGCTTCATTTTCCTTCTCAGTGATAAATGAAGGATGGCAAAGATGACTGACTGACCGTATTTCGCACAAGCACACAACAAGCACACATTCCTTCACATAGAAACAACGTAGACTGTCAAAGTCAGTCAGTCTGAGATTGAAAATACAAAAGGAAAGACAGATCAACAGTCGCACAGTGCTTGAGGAAGATACAGGCTAATAAAACTGCAGACATGGCCATACTATGTCAACTATTGCATCAGAGCTTTTGAGGCAAAGTGACTACAATCATTCTTGGACACCCTTTCCCATTCACTGAGGGTAACCATGGAAACAGCAGCCACTCACCAATTTGTTTAGAGTTTGAAATTAATGTAGACTGCGTAAAAGACATCTGCACAACTTCGCCTTGCTAAATGTCAGAACTCATGTCCTAACATACTTGTGCTAAAATTGTAACTCATGCCTTTTGCGACTTTCCTGCTGAACTAACTCCACGTGAGCTTTACATCTGGCTGTCAGATCAACCCCTCTTCACCTTCTGAGCTTATGTAATGAAGGAACTTGAACATGGATGTTTGAGTCATCCCTTTAGATGTTCACTCAGAATATCTGTGCTCTTCAGAGTTCAATAATGAATGCCTCATGCATAAACATACCCACACAGACAGAAGCAGAACAGGAAGTAGCCTACAAGAGGAAGGAGCAGGAATTATTCATGACGACACCTCCAGGTCTGAGTGCATCTGTTTTGACAGTAATGGGCCATGGAATGGATCCTTCAGTCAGACAGAAATAGTCTCTGTTGTGGATGTAAAGTTTCCTGgctttcaaaagcattttaaccCCTGGTCCTAATATCGAGAGTGCAGCATCTCCCTCGGACGCAGTGAGTTGAACCAAATTAATAACATTATGTTTTTTCCAGGCAAACAAGAGCAAAAGTGGTGAGGTAATATGAGTGAAGATATATGTCAATCTACTGTAAATTCAGATGGTGTAACAATTACTGTAATCTAAATTTCAGGCCAGGTCATGAACATAATTGGTAAATAAACTAATTAGAAAGCGCTCTGGAACTCAATAAGCTAAAAGTGCAAGTTCAATTGATGTTCTTAGTGTCACTGTCATCGAAAAAGTGTGAATTTCACACTGCTAGTTTTCAGTATCACCCACACAAAGCTGACCCTCTGTTATGTCACATTGACAGCAGGACAAATCTTGTGCGTGCAGGCAGTCTAAGCTCTGGAATGAGTCTAAGCTGGAGTGACAAAGGGGATCTTTATACCTCAGCTTCCATCATAAAGTTCTCTGCAGGCAGGAGGGTGAGTCAGTTTGGCATTAAAAGTGATAGTAGGCACATtctgccaaaaaataaaataaaaatgcaagcTTTGATATGTGCACTCATGGGATGCACTTGGGGGATTAGAGGGCCTTTGCATTTCAAATGTTAGTGCTCCTCCTCCTACAATGTGCACAAAACAGAGGCAGCTGAGATGAGTGTAGCTTTGTCCATGCTCTGCTGCAACCTACATTATCAACTGTGTTACAGATGAACGGAGAAGCCAACCCTGCAAAGTTGCCAGTGGAAACTTTTGTAGAAAAAATGTTGTTGTCATATCAAGCAAAGGTTTTTCTTGAGTGTGTGCAATCATGTAAAAAGGCACTTTTCAACATGTTTTGGTGCCTTCCAAGTGTTTtaatacacacagtacattaGTAAGAATAAGTCACACTGTAAGATGTAGTGGGCACTTACTGGCTCAGTAGTGTGACGCTCATGCTCTCCTGTCTGATTCCTATAATTTCCTACAATCAGCTCTGTTTGAAAGGTCTTTTTTTTGCTGGCTGAAAATAGAACCTTTTGGATTGCTACAATAgcttttggtttatttatgaaTCAAAGTGTACTGGGAAGTATATGCCAAACTCCGcaacaaagagtaaaaaaagaataaagccAGGTAGGAccctaaaactgtttttaaaaggaaaGGTTCTAACATTTGTTAATCATTACTTGTATTCTCACAGAAACACCCAAATGCAACCAATATATACCATATGCCTAAAAGGTCCAATCACCACTAAACTGTGTGGACTTGATATTTTATCAGATGCATGTCATTATCACGTGTCAGACTAACTTAGCTTGAATGAACCAAGATGAACCTCTGCAGACAGCCTACGTCACATATCCGTAGAATTGTTGCAATGGCAATAA
This window of the Channa argus isolate prfri chromosome 11, Channa argus male v1.0, whole genome shotgun sequence genome carries:
- the si:dkey-190g11.3 gene encoding ATP synthase subunit C lysine N-methyltransferase, producing MEDSIEMILQDYSRVLPTSTPHPVLSACTGALVTSLYGVWSLFAIPGFRKIPWNLKVPYLPSSKAQTLNTMKLLEGRAGRLADLGSGDGRLVFAASSAGFQCTGFEINSILLTYSKSKASWKGVPPSQATFVNKDFWKTDLSAYNNVTAFLAPGVMEVLAEKLLKELPDDARVIACRFPFPWPHQSSAGSGLDQTFAYDISTVRRHLRNSLNTAV
- the plk2b gene encoding serine/threonine-protein kinase PLK2b gives rise to the protein MEVQRNIGPQQSNSSSMCESTQRSCEPRRKRMDERSAPSEMARIITDPATGKCYCRGKVLGKGGFAKCYEMTDLSTSKVYAAKIIPHARVSKPHQREKIDREIELHRALHHKHIVHFYHHFEDKENIYILLEYCSRKSLAHILKARKVLTEPEVRYYLRQIVSGLKYLHEQEILHRDLKLGNFFVSDTMELKVGDFGLAAKLEPAGNRRKTICGTPNYLSPEVLNKQGHGCESDIWALGCVMYTMLLGRPPFETTNLKETYRCIREARYSMPSSLSPQAKQLIANLLAKIPGDRPNLDHILRHDFFTQGFSPERLPASCCHSAPDFHVSSPAKSFFKKAAAALFGGKRDKVKYYETLNKLTKEEEEIYKLQHDLERTMISQQQSKQISENGSLLPPFAESPVAPATESESPTMRDTIRLIVRGSLGSCSSSSECLEDNTTGSVAETVASVLRGCLENMPKANDSPQCSNSCSLQWVTKWVDYSNKYGFGYQLSDHTVGVLFNNGTHMSLLPDRKTIHYYAELGQCSVFPTCEVPEHFVGQVTVLKYFSHYMEENLMDGGDLGSMTDAHMPRLYLLQWLKSDRALMMLFNDGTFQVNFYHDHTKIILCCQKDEYMLTYINEDRVSKTFKLSSLLTSGCPTDLRERMVYSLNMLLQRCS